In a genomic window of uncultured Flavobacterium sp.:
- a CDS encoding TonB-dependent receptor, translated as MKTIYKAIFIFSVALFAQNMTAQKATISGTVTDSQSPLPGATIILSNNQKATTDFSGYFTIQDVRSGSLELQIAYIGYETKNIKVEVKDNQHVSLGIIRLETNSKELSEVVVSGMSQRNSEARALNMQKKSMSIVNVIAADGIGKLPDRNAAETVQRMPGVSIERDQGEGRFVSVRGLPPFWSSTTINGNRIPTAEEETTSRATAFDFFPSDLIAYVEATKALTPDMDGDAIGGSVNFTTQTAPTKRTIKASIFSGYNQKSDKGIYSGSLTIGDKSKNGKFGYIINGTYWDRNWATDNYEARRNGDQGVYRLELRDYTGIRKTTGLNAAMEFNPSSRDKIFLKATYGGLSDTETHYKHRIRFDKFNSTTNALTVEQQDIHNELMTQFLGLDLGGKHQLANGTLDWSLASYRNQFKYGNIPNAEDNSYFLIQFNQTGVGVKPEYLNTVPVASGGAGGPRAYWATDGGMLDPNNPKSIFDFYSDPNFKTDPTKMKFSTLELYKISIVERDNIIAAVNYEHNFNESLKMKFGAKLTDKDRIATFRDEYYNWTGSPTPFLSNYGSDLINQPGGTDYMRRETGTNIGNTFGPVLSGNGMNNLYNSAQGSLVLNPTDSQIPELGKGLGRNFNVGETTSSGYAMATYSISDKWTVLGGVRVTNTITQVTGKTVENNVVVDAENTKTYTSVLPMLHVKYTPVENLNLRFATTRTFARPNFGDISPAGSLNTIDGEYAGGNPNLNPTYSWNFDLLGEYFLDEVGVINAGVFYKSITDPIFDDTYQGTINGIPNIEISSPTNGGNAWIGGVEFGITKRFSFLPGFLKYFGTQINATFMNSEMTLGQNTNNPNGRKVSTPYQAKELYNLQLFYETGKLNVRAAFNHKGAYAISFDANAKNTDMNDIYYGKYNSLDFSASYKVGKHFTIFSDVNNVLNEPLMYHFGETPNRPKQVEYYGAKFNLGLKYNL; from the coding sequence ATGAAAACAATTTACAAGGCAATTTTTATTTTTTCGGTTGCACTTTTTGCACAGAACATGACGGCGCAAAAAGCAACCATAAGCGGAACTGTTACCGACTCACAATCTCCACTGCCGGGAGCAACTATTATATTATCTAACAATCAAAAAGCAACAACTGATTTCAGTGGTTATTTTACGATTCAGGATGTTAGATCTGGTAGTTTAGAATTACAAATCGCCTATATAGGATATGAAACAAAAAATATAAAAGTTGAAGTAAAAGACAATCAACATGTTAGTTTAGGAATAATTCGCTTAGAAACCAATTCAAAAGAATTAAGCGAAGTAGTTGTAAGCGGAATGAGTCAAAGAAATAGTGAAGCAAGAGCGCTGAACATGCAAAAAAAATCGATGAGCATTGTAAATGTAATTGCGGCTGACGGAATAGGAAAACTTCCGGATCGTAATGCTGCCGAAACTGTTCAGCGTATGCCTGGAGTTTCTATTGAAAGAGATCAGGGCGAGGGACGTTTCGTTTCGGTAAGAGGTTTACCGCCATTTTGGTCTTCAACAACAATCAACGGAAACAGAATTCCAACTGCCGAAGAAGAAACCACTTCGAGAGCTACAGCATTTGACTTTTTTCCGTCTGATCTTATCGCTTATGTTGAAGCTACAAAAGCACTTACGCCAGATATGGATGGGGATGCAATTGGCGGAAGCGTGAATTTTACCACACAAACTGCTCCAACAAAAAGAACTATTAAAGCAAGTATTTTTAGCGGATACAATCAAAAATCGGATAAAGGAATTTACAGCGGATCACTTACTATTGGTGACAAAAGTAAAAACGGAAAGTTTGGTTACATTATTAATGGTACTTATTGGGACAGAAACTGGGCAACAGATAATTATGAAGCCAGAAGAAATGGTGATCAGGGAGTTTACAGATTAGAATTAAGAGATTATACCGGAATTAGAAAAACTACTGGTTTAAATGCTGCAATGGAATTTAATCCTTCTTCGAGAGATAAAATTTTCCTGAAAGCAACTTACGGAGGACTTTCTGATACAGAAACACATTATAAACACAGAATCAGATTTGATAAATTCAACAGCACAACAAATGCTTTAACGGTTGAACAACAAGATATTCACAACGAATTAATGACACAATTTCTAGGTCTTGATTTAGGCGGAAAACATCAATTGGCAAACGGGACTTTAGACTGGAGTCTGGCTTCTTACAGAAACCAATTCAAATATGGAAATATTCCAAATGCAGAAGACAACAGTTATTTTTTAATTCAATTTAATCAAACGGGAGTTGGCGTTAAACCTGAATATTTGAACACAGTTCCTGTTGCATCTGGTGGAGCTGGCGGACCAAGAGCATATTGGGCTACGGATGGCGGAATGCTTGATCCGAATAATCCAAAATCGATATTTGATTTTTACTCAGATCCAAATTTCAAAACAGATCCAACTAAGATGAAGTTTTCTACTTTGGAATTATACAAAATCAGCATTGTAGAAAGAGACAATATTATTGCTGCGGTAAACTACGAACACAATTTTAATGAAAGTCTGAAAATGAAGTTCGGTGCGAAATTAACAGACAAAGATCGTATCGCAACTTTTAGAGACGAATACTATAATTGGACAGGATCGCCAACGCCATTTTTGTCAAATTATGGTTCAGATTTGATCAATCAGCCTGGCGGAACAGATTATATGAGACGTGAAACAGGAACTAATATTGGAAACACTTTTGGTCCGGTTTTATCTGGAAACGGAATGAATAATTTATACAATTCGGCGCAAGGTAGTTTGGTTCTAAATCCAACAGATTCTCAAATTCCTGAATTAGGAAAAGGTTTAGGAAGAAACTTTAATGTTGGCGAAACTACATCTTCAGGTTATGCAATGGCAACGTATTCAATATCTGATAAATGGACAGTTTTAGGAGGTGTTAGAGTTACCAATACAATCACACAAGTTACTGGTAAAACAGTTGAAAATAATGTGGTTGTGGATGCCGAAAACACAAAAACATATACTTCAGTATTACCAATGTTACATGTTAAATATACGCCGGTTGAGAATTTAAACCTTCGTTTTGCTACAACTAGAACCTTTGCAAGACCAAACTTTGGAGACATTTCTCCAGCGGGATCTTTGAACACAATTGACGGCGAATATGCAGGAGGAAATCCAAATTTGAATCCTACTTATTCTTGGAACTTTGATTTATTGGGAGAATATTTCTTAGATGAAGTTGGTGTAATCAACGCCGGAGTTTTCTACAAATCAATTACAGATCCAATTTTTGACGACACGTATCAAGGTACAATAAACGGAATTCCTAATATCGAAATCAGTTCGCCTACAAACGGTGGTAACGCCTGGATTGGCGGAGTTGAATTTGGAATCACAAAAAGATTCAGCTTCTTGCCTGGATTCTTAAAATATTTTGGAACTCAGATTAATGCAACTTTCATGAATTCTGAAATGACTTTAGGGCAAAATACCAATAATCCAAACGGTAGAAAAGTATCAACTCCTTATCAGGCAAAAGAATTATACAACCTGCAATTGTTCTATGAAACGGGCAAACTTAACGTGAGAGCAGCATTCAACCATAAAGGTGCATACGCCATAAGTTTTGATGCAAATGCCAAGAATACAGATATGAATGACATTTATTATGGTAAATATAACTCACTTGATTTCTCGGCTTCTTATAAAGTAGGAAAGCATTTTACAATCTTCAGCGATGTAAATAACGTTTTGAATGAGCCATTAATGTATCATTTTGGAGAAACACCAAACAGACCAAAACAGGTAGAATATTATGGTGC
- a CDS encoding SDR family NAD(P)-dependent oxidoreductase, which yields MKTNNYQGTFQKPIGSGFNSQSTTNEVIKGIDLTGKIAIITGGNTGIGLETVKILSEAGATVIVPARDIEKAKKNLKDIPNVELEIMDLMNPDSIDAFAKKFLSSGRPLHLLINNAGIMWVPYRRDNRGIESQLATNYLAQFQLTTRLWPALKKAKTARVISVSSQGHQFGSFNFDDPNFLHKEYETLQAYGQSKTACNLFALELDNRAKEFGVRSYSLHPGSINGTELAREASLDLFQKMGLCDAAGNIRPEILANLKTIPQGAATTVWCATSPLLDNIGGVYCEDAEIASIATDSSITPGVKLYSLDEDKAKRLWLLSEEMTGITFDVL from the coding sequence ATGAAAACAAACAATTATCAGGGAACTTTCCAAAAACCAATTGGTTCAGGATTTAATTCACAATCAACAACAAACGAAGTTATCAAAGGAATTGACCTTACGGGAAAAATTGCAATTATAACGGGCGGTAACACCGGAATTGGTTTAGAAACCGTAAAAATTCTTTCCGAAGCCGGAGCAACAGTAATAGTTCCTGCAAGAGATATCGAGAAAGCAAAGAAAAACTTAAAGGATATTCCGAATGTAGAATTGGAAATTATGGATTTAATGAATCCGGATTCTATAGATGCGTTTGCAAAAAAATTCCTTTCGTCAGGAAGACCTTTGCATTTATTGATTAATAATGCCGGAATTATGTGGGTTCCGTATCGTCGTGATAATCGCGGAATCGAATCGCAATTGGCAACTAATTATTTGGCACAATTTCAGCTTACGACAAGATTATGGCCAGCGCTTAAAAAAGCCAAAACTGCGAGAGTAATAAGCGTTTCATCGCAAGGACATCAATTTGGTTCTTTTAATTTTGATGATCCGAATTTTTTACACAAAGAATACGAAACTTTACAAGCTTACGGACAATCCAAAACGGCTTGTAATTTATTTGCTCTCGAATTAGACAATCGCGCAAAAGAATTTGGCGTGAGATCTTATTCGCTGCATCCGGGATCTATCAATGGAACTGAACTTGCGAGAGAAGCTTCTTTAGATTTATTCCAGAAAATGGGACTTTGCGATGCTGCTGGGAATATTCGACCGGAAATTTTAGCAAATCTAAAAACGATTCCGCAAGGCGCTGCAACTACAGTTTGGTGCGCAACGAGTCCGCTTCTTGATAATATTGGCGGTGTATATTGTGAAGATGCTGAAATTGCTTCAATTGCAACCGATTCTTCTATAACTCCAGGAGTAAAATTATATTCGCTTGACGAAGATAAGGCCAAAAGATTATGGTTGCTAAGTGAAGAAATGACGGGAATAACTTTTGATGTTCTTTAA
- a CDS encoding helix-turn-helix domain-containing protein: MKNKITTYSLAHHKSLFTNINNDKDYFYVQAKDHPYISEPYRAESYAIEFLRKGSIVMQTQLKKVVIHAPAIITLGPSVIRSFTKDSDEILIDIIFFKPQFFLHNQANVFFLSQYEFFDNSEMHVFNLEKKNELKFEQIFSLLRESLDNNSNHQPLILRGYLYILIYELDFIKQTILTETIQNSLFEKFKEILFKDFINQRSVQYYADALNVTRKYLSEVIKNNSGKTASNWIEDIVVLEAKVLLQNKDLTINQISDILNFPNQSTFGRFFKKATEISPLEYRRKNI; this comes from the coding sequence TTGAAGAATAAAATTACAACATACTCGCTCGCACATCATAAGAGTTTGTTTACCAATATCAACAATGATAAAGATTATTTTTATGTTCAGGCAAAAGATCATCCGTATATCAGCGAACCTTATCGGGCAGAAAGTTACGCCATAGAGTTTCTAAGAAAGGGTAGTATTGTCATGCAAACGCAACTAAAAAAAGTTGTAATTCATGCACCAGCCATAATCACATTAGGGCCTTCGGTGATTAGAAGTTTTACAAAAGACAGCGACGAAATTTTAATCGATATCATCTTTTTCAAACCACAATTTTTTCTTCATAATCAAGCAAATGTTTTCTTCCTGTCGCAATATGAATTTTTCGATAATAGCGAAATGCACGTTTTCAATCTCGAGAAAAAAAATGAACTAAAGTTTGAGCAAATCTTTTCGTTATTAAGAGAATCGCTCGACAATAATTCGAATCATCAGCCTTTGATTCTTAGAGGTTATCTTTATATTTTAATTTACGAACTCGATTTTATAAAACAGACAATTTTAACCGAAACAATCCAAAATTCTTTGTTCGAAAAGTTTAAAGAAATACTTTTTAAAGATTTTATAAACCAAAGATCCGTTCAATATTATGCTGATGCTCTAAACGTTACCAGAAAATATTTATCAGAAGTCATCAAAAATAATAGTGGCAAAACAGCCAGTAATTGGATAGAAGATATTGTGGTTCTCGAAGCCAAAGTATTACTTCAAAATAAAGACTTGACAATCAACCAAATTAGCGATATATTAAATTTCCCGAATCAATCGACTTTTGGAAGATTTTTTAAAAAAGCAACAGAAATTTCGCCACTCGAATATCGCAGAAAAAATATTTAG
- a CDS encoding PQQ-dependent sugar dehydrogenase — protein sequence MRTINQIAIVSSVLMTFFSCANDKDVDSNPGTTTNPVEGNAANTTYKPAFEGQTRINGVQTNTPYQGVVLATSLSSPWGIKSLPDGRLLITEKGGTMRIATTAGVLSAPITGIPAVNAAGQGGLLGLTIDPEFTANRMVYWVFAEATTGGNNTAVAKGKLSADEKTIEGATVIYRAKPANASTLHYGGRILFDKSGFLVISTGERSVLETRPLAQSVATGLGKVIRITKDGQPATGNPTFTQTGALPELYSYGHRNPQGLALNSVTGEIWLAEHGPRGGDEINRIKPGANYGWPTITYGIEYSGEKVGAGIQQQDGLEQPVYYWDPVVSPSGMTFYTGNRVPEWQNNLFIGALSGMHIVRLAIKDNKVIGEERLLASENQRFRDVTQGNDGALYAITDGGRLYKIDKK from the coding sequence ATGAGAACTATTAACCAAATTGCTATTGTTTCTAGCGTGCTAATGACCTTTTTTAGCTGTGCAAACGACAAAGATGTCGATTCAAATCCAGGAACAACTACGAATCCTGTAGAAGGAAATGCTGCTAACACAACTTATAAACCCGCATTTGAAGGGCAAACTCGTATAAATGGAGTTCAAACCAATACACCTTATCAAGGAGTTGTTCTTGCTACAAGCTTATCAAGTCCTTGGGGAATAAAAAGTCTTCCGGATGGCAGATTATTAATTACCGAGAAAGGCGGAACGATGCGAATTGCAACTACAGCCGGAGTTTTGAGTGCTCCAATAACTGGTATTCCTGCTGTTAATGCTGCCGGACAAGGTGGTTTATTAGGATTAACTATTGATCCGGAATTTACTGCAAATCGTATGGTTTACTGGGTTTTTGCAGAAGCTACAACTGGCGGAAATAATACGGCTGTAGCCAAAGGAAAATTATCAGCTGACGAAAAAACAATCGAAGGAGCAACCGTAATTTACAGAGCTAAACCTGCCAACGCAAGTACGCTGCATTATGGCGGACGTATTCTTTTTGATAAATCAGGTTTTCTTGTAATAAGTACTGGAGAACGTTCTGTATTAGAAACAAGACCATTGGCGCAATCTGTTGCAACAGGTTTGGGAAAAGTAATCAGAATAACAAAAGACGGGCAGCCAGCAACCGGAAATCCTACTTTTACGCAAACCGGAGCTTTACCGGAATTATATAGTTATGGTCATAGAAATCCGCAAGGTTTAGCACTTAATTCTGTGACAGGCGAAATCTGGTTGGCAGAACACGGACCAAGAGGTGGAGATGAAATTAACCGTATAAAACCTGGTGCAAATTATGGATGGCCAACAATTACGTACGGAATCGAATATAGCGGAGAAAAAGTTGGTGCGGGAATTCAGCAACAAGATGGTTTAGAGCAACCGGTTTATTACTGGGATCCGGTGGTTTCGCCAAGCGGAATGACTTTTTATACCGGTAATCGCGTTCCTGAATGGCAAAATAATCTTTTCATAGGCGCTTTAAGCGGAATGCATATCGTTCGTCTTGCAATAAAAGACAATAAAGTGATTGGTGAAGAAAGACTTCTGGCTTCAGAAAATCAACGTTTTAGAGATGTAACACAAGGAAACGACGGAGCTTTATACGCCATTACAGATGGTGGAAGACTTTATAAAATCGATAAAAAATAA
- a CDS encoding helix-turn-helix domain-containing protein, with protein MEYEAKYITPDIKLSCYEDKFFKSDIMFDQHMLVWFISGETKIVQTDGIHIFKKGDIFLIPRNQLATIINYPKDGQPHKTVVMHLSTEKLKDFYTNLDIKLKTNIQPKIHSYNNHLLLESCLASLIPYFEMTTLPANIADLKITEAISILRSIDSEIDNVLGNFEEPGKIDLVNFMERNFMFNMPLERLGYLTGRSLSTFNRDFKKYFDTTPQKWLTKKRLDLAHYQLSKNKKKTIDVCYEVGFENLSHFSYAFKKQFGYTATELISINNQINI; from the coding sequence ATGGAATACGAAGCAAAATATATAACGCCAGATATTAAGCTTTCTTGTTATGAAGATAAGTTTTTTAAATCGGATATAATGTTTGATCAGCATATGTTGGTTTGGTTTATTTCGGGCGAAACGAAGATTGTGCAAACTGATGGAATTCATATTTTTAAGAAAGGAGATATTTTTCTGATTCCTAGAAATCAACTCGCAACGATTATAAATTATCCAAAAGATGGACAACCTCATAAAACTGTCGTGATGCATTTATCTACTGAAAAACTGAAAGATTTCTACACAAATCTGGATATTAAATTGAAAACTAACATACAGCCAAAAATACATTCTTATAACAATCATCTGTTACTCGAAAGTTGCCTTGCGTCTTTGATTCCGTATTTTGAGATGACGACACTTCCCGCAAATATCGCCGACTTAAAAATAACGGAAGCAATAAGTATTTTAAGATCAATTGATTCTGAAATAGATAATGTTCTGGGAAATTTTGAAGAACCGGGAAAAATTGATTTGGTTAATTTTATGGAACGTAACTTTATGTTCAACATGCCGCTGGAACGACTTGGTTATCTTACCGGAAGAAGTTTGTCTACTTTTAATCGGGATTTTAAAAAGTATTTCGATACAACTCCGCAAAAATGGCTGACCAAAAAAAGGCTTGATCTTGCCCATTATCAGCTAAGCAAAAACAAGAAAAAAACAATTGATGTTTGTTATGAAGTTGGTTTTGAGAATTTATCACATTTCTCTTATGCCTTTAAAAAACAATTTGGTTATACTGCAACTGAATTAATAAGTATCAATAACCAAATCAATATATAA
- a CDS encoding AraC family transcriptional regulator, with protein MIKNNIYLPYEVIFSEITESLQTEVGNNFFELLYIVSGTGIQTINQNRLSYELGHLFLITPQDFHSLEIKEKTTIFQLRFTDIYIKNGPFTSNNLYKLEYILHHAHHQPGCILKRITDKNLVHPVIEAIRHEYHNPTLYNTELIQLLINTLIVIIARNISEYLPENINKQSDGKAHTLLEYIQTHIYEPEKLSVTVMSEKFGISETYLGRYFKKQANETLQDYISKYRIKLVENRLLYSDLRVGEIASELGFNDESHLNKIFKKHRGTTPSAFRKKTLSV; from the coding sequence ATGATAAAGAATAATATATATCTTCCGTATGAAGTTATTTTTAGCGAAATAACGGAATCCCTGCAAACTGAAGTGGGAAATAACTTCTTTGAGCTGCTTTATATTGTCTCCGGAACCGGAATCCAAACTATCAATCAAAATAGATTATCATACGAACTTGGACATTTATTTTTAATTACGCCTCAGGATTTTCATTCTTTAGAAATAAAGGAAAAAACGACCATTTTTCAGTTGCGTTTTACTGATATTTATATCAAAAACGGACCTTTTACTTCGAACAATCTTTACAAACTTGAATATATTTTGCATCATGCGCATCATCAGCCCGGATGTATTTTGAAAAGAATTACCGATAAAAATCTCGTTCATCCGGTTATCGAAGCGATCAGGCATGAATATCACAATCCTACTTTATACAATACAGAACTTATCCAGTTATTAATTAATACTTTGATTGTAATTATTGCCCGAAATATCTCTGAATATCTACCGGAAAATATCAATAAACAATCTGATGGAAAAGCGCATACGTTATTAGAATATATTCAAACTCATATTTATGAACCTGAAAAACTGAGCGTAACGGTTATGAGCGAGAAGTTTGGAATTTCGGAAACGTATTTAGGAAGGTATTTTAAAAAACAGGCGAACGAAACTTTACAAGATTATATTTCGAAATACCGAATAAAACTGGTAGAAAACAGATTGCTTTATAGTGATTTGCGTGTGGGAGAAATTGCAAGTGAATTGGGTTTTAATGACGAAAGTCACTTGAATAAAATCTTCAAAAAACACCGCGGCACTACTCCATCAGCTTTTAGAAAAAAAACTTTAAGCGTTTAA
- a CDS encoding MarR family transcriptional regulator, which produces MNIIDESGILAISTRLQRLSEQLRKDGALFYKSYGIDFEPKWFPVIYTLHHKGVLSVVEIANEIGYTHPSTISLLKELEKQKLIRSKKDKIDERKRLIVLTTKGQELILKMEPVWGVMTQVLSDIADNQNNLLKAIDEAENKILHQSFLQRALQLKSENENQ; this is translated from the coding sequence ATGAATATTATTGATGAATCGGGAATTTTAGCCATTTCAACGCGATTACAGCGTCTCAGCGAGCAATTGCGTAAAGACGGTGCTTTGTTTTATAAATCGTACGGAATTGATTTTGAGCCTAAATGGTTTCCGGTCATTTATACCTTACATCACAAAGGAGTTTTGAGCGTTGTCGAAATCGCAAACGAAATTGGTTATACACATCCTTCGACGATTAGTTTGCTCAAAGAATTAGAAAAGCAAAAATTGATTCGTTCGAAAAAAGATAAAATAGACGAGCGCAAACGTCTTATTGTTTTAACTACAAAAGGGCAGGAGCTTATTTTGAAAATGGAACCTGTTTGGGGCGTTATGACACAAGTTCTTTCTGATATTGCAGACAATCAGAATAATTTACTGAAAGCAATTGACGAAGCCGAAAACAAGATTTTGCACCAGAGTTTTTTGCAAAGAGCTTTACAATTAAAAAGCGAAAACGAAAATCAATAA
- a CDS encoding GNAT family N-acetyltransferase yields the protein MKPIIIPIENKYADAVVDLVLSIQQKEFNVPITLEDQPDLLNITNFYYASGGGFWGAFIDEELVGTIALVKFSNSEAAIRKMFVKKEFRGKEFSIAQKLLETLIDYCKENEIDDLYLGTVSILEAALRFYERNNFVRVEKESLPTAFPIMSADNVFCHLKLKK from the coding sequence ATGAAACCGATAATTATTCCAATAGAAAATAAATATGCAGATGCTGTAGTAGATTTAGTTTTAAGCATTCAGCAAAAAGAATTTAATGTTCCAATTACATTAGAAGATCAGCCGGATTTATTGAACATAACCAATTTTTATTACGCAAGTGGCGGTGGTTTCTGGGGCGCTTTTATCGATGAAGAATTGGTTGGTACAATTGCTTTGGTAAAATTCAGCAACTCCGAAGCTGCGATCAGAAAAATGTTTGTAAAAAAGGAATTCCGAGGAAAAGAGTTCTCAATTGCACAGAAATTATTAGAGACTTTGATCGATTATTGCAAAGAAAATGAAATCGATGATTTATATTTGGGAACTGTATCGATCTTAGAAGCAGCTTTGCGTTTTTACGAAAGAAACAATTTTGTGCGAGTTGAAAAAGAATCGCTTCCAACAGCATTTCCAATAATGAGCGCAGACAATGTATTTTGTCATTTAAAACTAAAAAAATAA
- a CDS encoding TetR/AcrR family transcriptional regulator — protein MTKGEETRQFIIEKAAPIFNTKGIAATAMSDIMEATKLSKGSMYVHFENKDVLACAAVDHNMKILGDKLLFEISKSKTAKEELYTYIDFFSNAVNPPLTGGCPLLNFGTEADDTNPIVKEKINKGCNANQQLLANSVNKGIANGEFNPEWNAEEFAVIMFAMMEGGHLISRMSGNNDKMKIITKNLKKIIEENTL, from the coding sequence ATGACAAAGGGAGAAGAAACCAGACAATTCATTATAGAAAAAGCTGCACCAATTTTTAATACAAAAGGGATTGCCGCAACTGCTATGAGTGATATTATGGAGGCTACGAAGTTGTCGAAAGGAAGTATGTATGTTCATTTTGAAAACAAAGACGTTCTTGCCTGCGCCGCAGTTGATCATAATATGAAGATTTTGGGCGATAAACTTTTGTTTGAAATCAGTAAAAGCAAAACGGCAAAAGAGGAACTTTATACTTATATAGATTTCTTTAGTAATGCTGTAAATCCGCCTCTTACGGGAGGTTGTCCGTTATTGAATTTTGGTACAGAAGCAGATGACACGAATCCTATTGTAAAGGAAAAAATAAATAAAGGTTGTAACGCAAATCAGCAATTATTGGCAAATAGTGTCAATAAAGGAATAGCAAACGGAGAATTTAATCCGGAATGGAATGCGGAAGAATTTGCAGTTATTATGTTTGCCATGATGGAAGGCGGTCACTTAATTTCGAGAATGTCAGGCAATAACGATAAGATGAAAATCATCACAAAAAACCTAAAAAAAATTATAGAGGAAAACACACTCTAA
- a CDS encoding SDR family NAD(P)-dependent oxidoreductase — MSKTILISGSTKGFGRAWTEAFLEKGYKVAATARNIESLNDLKAKYGDAILPLTLDVNNREDSFAAVRKVQEHFGTIDILINNAGYALNGAVEEASEKEARAQFETNFFGTLWLTQAVLPIMRNQKSGHIIQVSSILGITTLPNLGLYNATKFAVEGLTETLSQEVKQFGINVTLVEPNGYVTDIWGNGFNSESIPAYDGIRKAIAEGHDPDTFGKTSATVPAIVKLVEAENPPLRLFLGKVALPFAKQTYEQKLAIWEEWADVSVAAHG, encoded by the coding sequence ATGTCAAAAACAATTTTAATTTCAGGATCAACAAAAGGATTTGGTAGAGCCTGGACAGAAGCATTTTTAGAAAAAGGATACAAGGTAGCTGCAACAGCCAGAAATATTGAATCTCTTAATGATTTGAAGGCAAAATACGGAGACGCAATTTTACCACTTACGCTTGACGTAAACAACCGCGAAGATTCGTTTGCTGCCGTTCGAAAAGTACAAGAACATTTTGGAACTATTGATATCCTGATCAACAATGCGGGTTATGCTTTAAATGGCGCTGTTGAAGAAGCAAGCGAAAAAGAAGCGAGAGCACAATTTGAAACTAATTTCTTTGGAACTCTTTGGTTAACTCAAGCTGTTTTACCAATTATGAGAAATCAAAAAAGCGGTCATATTATTCAGGTTTCTTCTATTTTAGGAATTACAACTTTACCAAATTTAGGTCTTTATAATGCAACTAAATTTGCTGTGGAAGGTCTTACTGAAACTCTTTCTCAAGAGGTAAAACAATTTGGAATCAATGTAACTTTGGTTGAGCCAAATGGTTATGTTACTGATATTTGGGGTAACGGATTCAACAGTGAAAGTATTCCTGCTTATGACGGAATTAGAAAAGCAATTGCAGAAGGACATGATCCTGATACTTTTGGAAAAACAAGCGCTACTGTACCTGCGATTGTTAAATTGGTTGAAGCCGAAAATCCTCCTTTACGTTTATTCTTAGGAAAAGTGGCGTTACCATTTGCAAAACAAACTTACGAACAAAAACTTGCAATCTGGGAAGAATGGGCTGATGTTTCTGTGGCTGCGCACGGATAA